In one Candidatus Binatus sp. genomic region, the following are encoded:
- a CDS encoding YciI family protein — MQYMLLIYDSEADGKKRPDAERQQMFQDYGTFTREIAQAGKLKAGDPLEPSTTATTVRVRNGKTVVTDGPFAETKEQLGGYYLVEAKDLDEAIAIAAKVPGSKFGSIEVRPVRKMSM, encoded by the coding sequence ATGCAGTACATGCTTCTTATCTATGATAGCGAGGCCGATGGCAAGAAACGCCCTGACGCCGAACGACAGCAGATGTTCCAGGATTACGGAACCTTTACGCGCGAAATCGCGCAGGCCGGCAAGCTCAAAGCCGGCGACCCGCTCGAACCCAGCACCACGGCGACCACGGTGCGCGTCCGCAATGGCAAGACGGTCGTCACCGACGGGCCGTTCGCGGAGACCAAGGAGCAACTCGGCGGCTACTACCTGGTCGAGGCGAAGGATCTTGACGAAGCGATCGCGATCGCGGCGAAAGTCCCTGGTTCGAAGTTCGGCTCGATCGAAGTGCGCCCGGTAAGAAAGATGAGCATGTGA